Part of the Micromonospora rhizosphaerae genome is shown below.
CTGATCCGCTCATGAGTGAAGTCGATGACGGGTCGGTCGGATCGTGGGGGCTGCAGCGCGAGGGCTCGATGTGGCCGTCGCCCGTTGTAGTGGCCGGCGTACTCGCCGAGCGTTTGGCGTAGGTGTCGTTCGCCGACGATGAGTATGCGGTCGGTGACCTCGCTGCGGGCGGTGAGGACGAACCTTTCCGCGTAGGCGTTGGCTCGTGGGCTACGTGGTGGGATCTTGCATACGGTGATGCCGGCGTCGGCCAGCACGGCGTCGAAGGCGGCGGTGAACTGCCCGGCCCGGTCCCGGATGAGGACCTTGAACTGCGCGGCCCGTTCGCCGAGGTCGATGAGCAGATTGCGGGCTTGCTGCGCTGTCCACGGTCCGTCGGGATTGGCGGTGACGCCGAGAATGTGGACGTAACGGCTGCCGACCTCGAGCACGAAGAACACGTACAGGCGCTTGAGGGTGAGCGCGCAGTCCACATGAAAGAAATCGCAGGCGAGCAGGGTCGACGCCTGGGCAGACAGGAACCGCCGCCAGGTGGTGTGGTCACGTCGCAGCGGCACCGGCGGTACCCCGCAACGTCGGAGGACCCGTCGGATGGTGGACGCGCCGACGCGGTAGCCAAGGCCGAGCAGCTCACCCTGGATGCGTTGGTAGCCCCATCCGGGATTATCCCGGGCCATCTGCTCAATCAGAGCAACGATGGCCGGGTCGATCGATGGGCGCCCCCGCCGGTTTGGATAGGTCCAGTGCCGGGCGACCAGCCGGCGATGCCAGGCAAGGACCGTGGCGGGAGTGACGAGCCGGTGCATCTTCAGCGCGCGGGGGAGAAGCCTGATCAGGGCGCTGAGCGTGGCCCGGTCGGCCCAGTCCAACCGCGGCCTCGGGTTGGCCCGGCGTAGCACTGCGTTCTCGTGACGGAGGACCAGGATCTCCACGTCCTTGGCCGCACTGCTCTCGGCGAGCAGGGTCAGCCACTCGGCGATGCGGCAGAACACGAGGTAGAGCATGCGTAGCGACACGAGCA
Proteins encoded:
- a CDS encoding integrase core domain-containing protein; this translates as MSLRMLYLVFCRIAEWLTLLAESSAAKDVEILVLRHENAVLRRANPRPRLDWADRATLSALIRLLPRALKMHRLVTPATVLAWHRRLVARHWTYPNRRGRPSIDPAIVALIEQMARDNPGWGYQRIQGELLGLGYRVGASTIRRVLRRCGVPPVPLRRDHTTWRRFLSAQASTLLACDFFHVDCALTLKRLYVFFVLEVGSRYVHILGVTANPDGPWTAQQARNLLIDLGERAAQFKVLIRDRAGQFTAAFDAVLADAGITVCKIPPRSPRANAYAERFVLTARSEVTDRILIVGERHLRQTLGEYAGHYNGRRPHRALALQPPRSDRPVIDFTHERIRRRPVLGGLITEYERAA